The proteins below come from a single Eucalyptus grandis isolate ANBG69807.140 chromosome 3, ASM1654582v1, whole genome shotgun sequence genomic window:
- the LOC104436816 gene encoding auxin-responsive protein IAA2: protein MLDGLMELQLGLALPCSDGYVRAQQQQHQQQQRRRHGLDLDLNVNGFGGGHGQGCDEDMVEAVGSNRFDPGPSLETGCYYDRSEEECGYEYEENGNCERSVPRTLPLLFGGAPDDEVDGDDDGEGHHRFSGNKESTYLKVTMEGVGIGRKIDLSLHRSLHSLMYTLINMFGLCYEESENLKLAYQDRDGDWVLAENVTWRSFVRSAQRLKLLRMSG from the exons atGCTGGATGGTCTTATGGAGCTCCAGCTGGGTCTCGCCCTCCCCTGCAGCGACGGCTACGTGCGagcgcagcagcagcagcaccagcagcagcagcgtcGGCGTCACGGGCTCGACTTGGACCTCAACGTGAACGGGTTCGGCGGCGGTCACGGCCAGGGCTGCGACGAGGACATGGTGGAGGCCGTGGGGTCGAACCGGTTCGACCCCGGGCCGAGCCTCGAGACGGGCTGCTACTACGACAGGAGCGAGGAGGAGTGCGGGTACGAGTACGAGGAGAACGGGAATTGCGAGAGGAGCGTGCCCAGGACGCTTCCGCTCCTGTTCGGGGGCGCTCCAGACGACGAGGTCGACGGAGACGACGACGGCGAGGGCCACCACCGCTTTTCCGGCAATAA GGAGTCCACGTACTTGAAGGTGACAATGGAAGGCGTAGGGATCGGGAGGAAGATCGATCTCAGCCTCCATCGCTCCCTCCACTCCCTCATGTACACCCTCATCAACATGTTCGGCTTGT GCTACGAAGAATCCGAAAACCTGAAGCTCGCTTACCAGGACCGGGACGGAGATTGGGTGCTGGCCGAAAACGTGACCTGGAG GTCTTTCGTGCGGTCTGCACAGCGATTGAAACTGCTGAGGATGAGCGGTTGA
- the LOC104436817 gene encoding transcription factor MYB82 → MKARKIKKGLWKPEEDMILKQYVETHGEGNWAVVSQRSGLKRGGKSCRLRWKNYLRPNIKRGGMSPEEEDLIIRMHKLLGNRWSLIAGRLPGRTDNEVKNYWNTHLNKRHLSRKRNSIASNGRHKDENICATLATETARKYQLHRP, encoded by the exons aTGAAGGCAAGAAAGATCAAGAAAGGCTTGTGGAAACCAGAAGAGGATATGATACTGAAACAGTACGTCGAGACTCATGGCGAAGGCAACTGGGCAGTCGTCTCTCAAAGATCCG GTTTGAAGAGGGGAGGCAAGAGTTGCAGATTGAGATGGAAGAATTACTTGAGACCCAACATCAAACGAGGCGGAATGTCCCCGGAAGAAGAAGATCTCATCATCCGGATGCATAAGCTTCTCGGCAATCG ATGGTCACTAATTGCCGGGCGGCTTCCCGGTCGGACGGACAACGAAGTGAAGAACTATTGGAACACCCATTTGAACAAGAGACACTTGTCGCGCAAAAGGAATAGCATTGCCTCAAATGGACGCCACAAGGACGAGAACATCTGCGCCACCTTGGCCACCGAGACAGCCCGGAAGTACCAGCTCCACCGTCCATGA